Proteins co-encoded in one Lasioglossum baleicum chromosome 14, iyLasBale1, whole genome shotgun sequence genomic window:
- the Zir gene encoding dedicator of cytokinesis produces the protein MMSSVQRAFTQKLSKQHAADVRRQIATSTSYSRDLSKSGSSFSGFSSTMSLCEVLEPLDYEEFLAQHQSVLDRDPLKLILDFPPGDVELQIVKRKIRTEEAVIPHEALDTVSAYVRRCIESFTSDWVYDHRKYKRRVSPIARDRLLQDTPRQDFEVDQEDTNGSGSPNEEEDLSNCGDTPRGSWASLDLRHSQHDPLLPSLLDRVCPETIDQMNEQKRSEDRQEALFPLYAPPASPDDEWQEIGIAPEPSEPFSHKILIKCLQLKLELEVEPIFASLALYDSKEKKKVSENFYVDMNSEGLKRMLGSHIAYSDASTLARSCVMSISKPSPDLFLVVRLEKVLQGDISECAEPYLRDDKNKEKVRSAASAACERLGRYRMPLAWTAIHLSGVIGGGGDTDSTGSAGSLDRKSGGLEQWRKKVEPPTRRGSLERRSSDKRRSWSPDDFANCLDTFRPITLTVSSFFKQESERLRDEDLYKLLVELRRPGSNLKRLKCLPGILKLDLSPRPEELPRCLDPDLRRLVPYPDEKSRPVKEILEFPSEVVSPDLTYRNLLYIYPKEANFSSRTGSARNIAVRIQLMGGEQEADALTAIFGRSSCPEMTHECFTSVSYHNKNPNFYDEVKIRLPADLSAKHHLLFTFYHISCQKKVEQPNVETAVAYTWLPLLRDGHLQSGEFSLPAMLDPPPANYSYIAPDVLLPGTRWVDAHRGVFTVILEPVSSVHPQDKYIDRFLSLCGYLETGQVPPRIGEAGMESELKSALLELARASHSALVRSLPQLLDQLISLLVRPPTLPSQPLNVAATVFEAIGLLVRNITNLPDGQLDAHGRHALLATYVAYQCSLPRMASTPGIVRAQSNPDLPLEDLEMEVHSRGLDRTASMRQESPSINSQPARRLLHEELALHWVVSTGQARELAVTYSWFFLELIVRSMVVTLSELGMLEAARKSRFSPQFCDDVATLTAALTSEVVARCGKETRVPNNLISSLGNFLSDLLSVMDRGFVLSLVRAACCSLSDASMHIPDSAALYALKLDLVRTVCSHEHYVALNLPFGTGYTSGSAPASPSPSTGSSGSLISTLVPGDRARFSELSQEFRQQHFLVGIVLSDLSNTLEIPNPMLQNKAIGTVRHLMACHDVDSRYSDPAAKARVAALYLPLLNIIMDALPQLYHWDSKDKSVYPDESGSITQSVALAIAGGVSVETAGTQCRVSLSSEATRHLLMCVLWVLKGLEQSALVQWCSELSSRRILCLLQVLNIATAAFEYKGKKALKRLPPQAAATSDIRSRLEDVILGQGSARSEMMLRRKERINGEKLRWRKDQMPYRSCEQSEGRAVEQDAHIEGALAAEASLVVLDTLETVVQADGGGGAVVGAVLKVLLRALARNQSTSVLQHMFNTQRALVFKYHSALFDEESERCGDLCLTLLTRCSSPLSAVRSHAAASLYLLMRQNFEIGNNFARVKMQVTTSLSALVGRGRAPSEGALRRALKTVLVYAERDTELADTSFPEQVKDLLFNLHMILSDTVKMKEFQEDPEMLLDLMYRIAKGYQGSPDLRLTWLANMAQQHMERKNHTEAAMCLVHSAALVAEYLHLLEPGGGGRPVGAVALCPVTPNALEESAVGDDVLARREEGLCLGPDFSESGLAGLLEHAASSFHAAGMYEAIPDVYRVLLPIAEAAHDYKKLANIHGKLHEAYTRVEQLAGKRVFGTYFRVGFYGGRFGDLAGEEFVYKEPTLTKLPEIFSRLENFYAERFGAENIVIIKDSNPVDPSKLEPDKAYVQITYVEPYFEPHELRHRPTIFHRNFNIKRFVYATPFTPGGKAHGELREQCKRKTILTVATHFPYLKTRIRVVARKQIVLSPIEVAIEDIQKKTAEVAAATAQEPPDPKMLQMVLQGCIGTTVNQGPAEVAVVFLSGLREQNAQPSRLQHKLRLCFKDFSKKCLDALRRNKNLIGPDQRDYQRELERNYQRLTERLAPLIAWSGPSLMNQQNAQQTSPRW, from the exons ATGATGTCATCCGTACAACGTGCTTTTACTCAAAAGCTGAGTAAACAACATGCAGCAGACGTCAGGCGTCAAATTGCTACTTCTACCTCGTATTCTCGTGATTTGTCTAAGAGCGGCAGCTCATTCTCAGGCTTCTCCTCAACG ATGTCGCTGTGCGAGGTATTAGAGCCATTAGACTACGAAGAGTTTCTTGCACAACATCAATCGGTCCTCGACCGTGATCCATTGAAATTGATACTAGACTTCCCACCTGGGGATGTCGAACTACAAATTGTCAAAAGGAAGATTCGCACGGAAGAAGCAGTGATTCCCCACGAAGCTCT AGATACTGTGTCCGCATATGTGAGAAGATGCATAGAAAGCTTCACTTCTGACTGGGTTTACGATCACCGTAAATACAAGCGTAGGGTATCTCCCATTGCGAGAGACAGACTGTTACAGGACACTCCCAGACAAGATTTTGAG gTGGATCAAGAGGACACGAATGGATCGGGATCACCAAACGAAGAAGAAGATTTGTCAAATTGTGGGGATACGCCAAGAGGTTCTTGGGCAAGTCTGGATTTAAGACATTCCCAACATGATCCCCTTCTTCCCAGCTTACTGGATCGTGTTTGTCCAGAAACTATTGATCAGATGAACGAGCAGAAACGCTCCGAAGATAGACAA GAAGCATTATTTCCACTATATGCACCCCCAGCATCTCCAGACGACGAGTGGCAAGAAATCGGGATCGCCCCAGAGCCCTCGGAACCTTTTTCTCATAAGATCCTCATAAAATGTCTTCAATTGAAACTGGAACTAGAAGTCGAACCAATTTTCGCGAGTTTGGCGTTATACGATtccaaagaaaagaaaaaggtgTCCGAAAACTTCTATGTGGATATGAATTCCGAAGGCTTGAAGAGAATGCTTGGCAGCCACATTGCGTACAGCGATGCCAGCACTTTAGCGAGAAGCTGCGTGATGAGTATCAGCAAACCGAGCCCAGATTTGTTTTTAGTTGTCAGACTCGAGAAGGTGTTGCAAGGTGATATTTCTGAATGTGCCGAGCCGTATTTGCGGGacgataaaaataaagaaaag gtGAGGTCAGCCGCTTCGGCAGCGTGCGAACGATTAGGTCGCTACCGAATGCCACTCGCGTGGACCGCTATCCATCTTTCTGGTGTGATAGGGGGTGGTGGAGATACCGATAGCACTGGCAGTGCTGGCTCCTTAGACAGAAAATCGGGAGGTCTAGAGCAATGGCGCAAGAAGGTGGAGCCACCAACCAGAAGAGGTTCCCTTGAAAGAAGGAGTTCGGATAAAAGACGCAGCTGGTCTCCGGACGATTTTGCTAACTGCCTCGACACATTTAG ACCGATAACACTGACTGTTTCGAGTTTCTTCAAGCAAGAAAGCGAACGTTTAAGGGATGAAGACCTCTATAAATTATTAGTGGAGTTACGAAGACCTGGCTCCAATTTGAAGAGGTTAAAATGTCTTCCAGGTATATTGAAGCTAGATCTCAGTCCGAGACCCGAAGAATTGCCTAGGTGCTTGGATCCTGATCTACGAAGACTAGTTCCATATCCAGACGAGAAAAGTCGACCAGTAAAGGAGATACTGGAGTTTCCAAGCGAAGTTGTTTCGCCAGACTTAACTTACAGAAATCTTCTTTATATTTATCCTAAG GAAGCGAACTTCAGCTCAAGAACCGGTTCAGCCAGGAACATCGCAGTAAGAATTCAATTGATGGGTGGGGAACAAGAAGCTGATGCCCTCACGGCCATATTTGGAAGATCATCCTGTCCAGAAATGACCCACGAGTGCTTCACATCAGTCTCGTATCACAACAAAAATCCGAACTTCTACGACGaagttaaaattcgattacccGCAGACTTGAGTGCGAAGCATCATTTGCTGTTCACGTTTTACCACATCAGTTGTCAGAAGAAAGTTGAACAGCCGAATGTCGAGACTGCTGTAGCTTACACG TGGTTACCGCTTCTAAGAGACGGCCACCTGCAATCCGGAGAGTTCAGTTTACCAGCAATGTTAGACCCACCCCCAGCGAACTACTCTTACATAGCACCTGATGTCCTTTTGCCAGGTACCAGATGGGTGGACGCGCACAGAGGCGTTTTCACAGTGATTCTGGAACCGGTCTCTAGCGTTCACCCACAAGACAAATACATCGACAG GTTTTTATCGCTGTGCGGCTACTTGGAAACCGGCCAAGTACCCCCACGTATCGGCGAGGCTGGGATGGAATCGGAATTAAAGTCAGCTCTGCTGGAATTGGCAAGGGCCTCGCATTCCGCGCTAGTGCGGTCATTACCTCAGCTCCTGGATCAATTAATATCGCTCCTGGTACGTCCCCCTACGCTGCCATCGCAACCGCTGAACGTGGCAGCGACTGTGTTCGAGGCTATAGGTCTATTAGTGCGAAATATTACCAATCTGCCAGATGGTCAGTTGGATGCACACGGTAGGCACGCGCTTTTGGCGACCTACGTGGCATACCAGTGCTCTTTACCAAGGATGGCGAGCACTCCGGGCATTGTCAGGGCACAGAGTAACCCTGACCTGCCCTTGGAAGACCTAGAAATGGAAGTACACTCGAGAGGGTTGGATCGGACAGCTTCGATGCGTCAGGAATCGCCTTCCATCAACAGCCAACCCGCGAGAAGATTGCTACACGAGGAACTAGCTTTGCACTGGGTCGTGTCCACAGGGCAAGCTAGAGAACTAGCAGTGACCTACTCGTGGTTTTTCTTAGAGTTGATCGTACGTTCCATGGTAGTAACATTGTCGGAGTTGGGGATGCTGGAGGCTGCTCGAAAATCGAGGTTCTCTCCCCAATTCTGCGACGACGTGGCTACATTGACAGCAGCGTTGACCTCGGAAGTGGTAGCCCGTTGTGGAAAGGAAACTAGGGTCCCCAATAATTTAATATCGAGCCTTGGGAACTTTCTATCGGATTTGCTATCCGTGATGGACAGGGGGTTCGTCTTGTCCCTCGTTCGAGCAGCCTGTTGCTCTCTGTCGGACGCTTCCATGCACATTCCTGATTCGGCAGCTTTGTACGCATTGAAACTGGACCTTGTTCGAACGGTATGTTCTCATGAACACTACGTGGCGCTGAATCTTCCTTTCGGAACTGGGTACACTTCAGGATCTGCGCCAGCATCGCCAAGTCCGTCTACCGGAAGCTCTGGTAGCTTGATATCAACTCTCGTGCCTGGAGATCGTGCTAGATTCTCCGAACTTAGCCAGGAGTTCAGGCAGCAACACTTTTTAGTAGGGATTGTGTTGTCTGATCTGTCGAACACCTTGGAAATCCCAAACCCAATGCTTCAGAATAAGGCTATCGGGACTGTTCGTCACCTAATGGCTTGCCATGACGTGGATTCAAGGTATTCCGATCCTGCAGCAAAAGCCAGGGTCGCTGCCCTCTATTTACCACTGTTGAACATCATCATGGATGCTTTGCCTCAGCTCTATCACTGGGATTCCAAAGATAAGAGCGTCTATCCAGACGAGTCTGGGTCTATCACTCAATCGGTAGCGCTTGCTATAGCCGGTGGAGTCTCTGTAGAGACTGCAGGGACCCAATGCAGAGTGTCCTTGAGCTCGGAAGCCACGCGACACCTTCTGATGTGTGTGCTGTGGGTGCTCAAGGGTCTGGAACAGTCTGCGTTGGTGCAGTGGTGTTCAGAGTTAAGTTCCAGACGAATATTGTGCCTTCTTCAAGTTCTCAACATTGCTACCGCCGCTTTCGAGTACAAGGGCAAGAAAGCTTTGAAGAGACTGCCTCCTCAAGCCGCTGCTACCAGCGACATCAGATCGAGATTGGAGGATGTGATCCTTGGTCAGGGTAGCGCCAGGAGCGAGATGATGTTGCGCAGAAAAGAGAGGATCAATGGGGAGAAGTTGAGGTGGCGCAAGGACCAAATGCCTTACAG ATCTTGCGAGCAATCGGAAGGAAGAGCTGTGGAACAAGATGCTCACATAGAAGGTGCCTTAGCAGCGGAAGCCTCGCTTGTGGTTTTGGATACTCTAGAGACTGTCGTGCAGGCTGATGGCGGAGGAG GAGCGGTGGTTGGAGCAGTGCTAAAAGTGCTTCTGAGGGCTCTAGCAAGGAACCAGAGCACATCCGTCTTACAACACATGTTCAACACGCAACGAGCTCTGGTGTTCAAGTACCACAGCGCTCTGTTCGATGAGGAAAGCGAAAGATGCGGTGATCTTTGCTTAACACTGCTCACCAGATGTAGTTCTCCTCTGAGCGCTGTTCGTAGTCATGCCGCTGCCAGTCTTTACCTGCTTATGCGTCAGAATTTCGAAATAGGGAAT AATTTCGCACGAGTTAAGATGCAAGTCACAACGTCCCTATCAGCTCTCGTCGGGAGAGGAAGAGCTCCCAGCGAGGGTGCACTTAGGAGAGCCTTGAAGACGGTGTTGGTCTATGCTGAGAGGGACACGGAGTTGGCTGACACGAGCTTCCCCGAGCAAGTGAAGGACCTTCTGTTCAACTTGCATATGATACTGTCCGATACAGTGAAAATGAAAGAGTTCCAGGAGGACCCGGAGATGCTTTTAGATCTTATGTACAG AATTGCAAAGGGGTATCAAGGATCACCAGATCTCAGATTGACATGGTTGGCAAACATGGCTCAACAACACATGGAACGAAAGAACCACACAGAAGCAGCAATGTGTTTAGTGCATAGTGCTGCATTAGTGGCCGAATATTTGCACCTTTTGGAGCCAGGAGGTGGTGGCAGGCCGGTCGGAGCTGTTGCCCTGTGTCCTGTCACTCCAAATGCTTTAGAAGAAAGCGCTGTTGGCGACGACGTGTTAGCTCGCAGGGAAGAGGGTCTTTGCTTAGGCCCTGACTTCTCAGAAAGTGGATTAGCAGGTTTATTGGAACACGCTGCTAGCTCTTTCCATGCAGCTGGAATGTATGAGGCTATTCCTGACGTGTACAGAGTCTTGCTACCGATAGCGGAAGCTGCACACGACTACAAGAAACTAGCGAACATTCATGG AAAGCTGCATGAAGCGTATACAAGAGTTGAGCAACTAGCTGGCAAAAGGGTGTTTGGCACCTACTTCAGAGTAGGTTTCTATGGAGGACGATTTGGGGACCTAGCTGGAGAAGAGTTTGTCTATAAAGAACCTACTTTGACTAAACTGCCAGAAATATTTTCGAGGCTGGAGAATTTTTACGCCGAAAGATTCGGCGCTGAGAACATTGTGATAATAAAGGACTCCAATCCTGTAGACCCCAGCAAACTGGAGCCGGACAAAGCTTATGTTCAAATCACTTATGTGGAACCTTACTTCGAGCCACACGAACTCAGACATAGACCTACCATCTTCCACAGAAACTTTAATATCA AGCGATTTGTGTACGCAACACCTTTCACACCTGGTGGCAAGGCTCATGGGGAATTGAGGGAGCAGTGCAAGCGTAAAACTATCCTAACAGTGGCCACACACTTCCCATACTTGAAAACGAGGATTCGTGTGGTTGCTAGAAAGCAAATCGTCCTTAGTCCaattgaagttgcaattgaGGATATTCAAAAGAAGACAGCAGAG GTTGCAGCAGCTACCGCCCAAGAACCACCTGATCCGAAGATGCTGCAGATGGTCCTTCAAGGTTGCATTGGTACCACGGTCAATCAAGGACCCGCCGAAGTTGCGGTCGTCTTTCTTTCTGGATTGCGAGAGCAAAATGCGCAGCCTAGCCGATTGCAACACAAATTGCGTTTGTGTTTCAAAGACTTTTCGAAAAAATGTCTTGATGCCTTGCGAAGGAACAAAAACCTAATTGGTCCGGATCAACGTGATTATCAACGGGAATTAGAGAGAAATTACCAAAGACTCACTGAGAGACTGGCTCCCCTCATTGCATGGAG TGGACCATCGTTAATGAATCAGCAGAATGCACAGCAAACATCACCACGCTGGTAA
- the LOC143215585 gene encoding uncharacterized protein LOC143215585: protein MKPAECHKHKNTSQSFSDSRNLPDSCRGCQQRNVQCSSFHRSGRSPEAVASYYSSSTSYKPAKGYSCSKSMHSKCMQPHNGEALHHGLQTHLKLDRSKHYPPNAVAKSKIRYEDGVGNEKLKYADELENLTEDNRGEDAEEEEDDHADGDEFLNKEYDEHEADDEIEEESDPSPQTHRAQRACKKEMDHRQQRWKSIDQQQDPRRLRCQQRVLAVGHGHSQTPRYYYHEHEVPEPLSEEDFVPTSMKNIMRRSMDYHQWSPSRESNRYDSPPLHVQSRRTRTKPDVDQFLEAEFGKTRKCHRCGTLSNRKFMSPLRNSCRFDERVNFPTKGPIGDEPESRDQLFCGNCILRHSPEDINVINDVPTPQFSTKSYKSRDTKSPKMYQMPASDRMEHLTSDSRNSSRYHRKPMDHEKIQRSLHNSYGPPHLLSRYED from the exons ATGAAGCCGGCAGAATGTCACAAGCACAAGAACACATCCCAGTCGTTCTCTGACTCTAGGAATTTGCCTGATTCGTGCAGGGGTTGTCAACAGAGGAACGTTCAgtgttcttcgtttcacagaagCGGCAG GAGTCCGGAAGCGGTGGCGAGCTACTATTCCTCATCGACGTCTTACAAACCTGCGAAAGGGTACAGCTGTTCGAAATCGATGCACTCGAAGTGCATGCAACCTCACAATGGCGAGGCACTGCACCACGGTTTGCAGACTCACTTGAAACTCGACAGAAGCAAGCATTATCCTCCTAATGCCGTGGCTAAGAGCAAAATACGCTACGAGGACGGAGTGGGGAACGAGAAATTGAAATACGCTGACGAGCTGGAGAACTTGACGGAGGATAACAGGGGCGAGGATGCGGAAGAGGAAG AAGATGATCACGCGGACGGAGATGAATTCCTAAACAAGGAGTACGACGAGCACGAAGCTGACGACGAGATAGAGGAGGAATCGGACCCATCTCCACAGACTCATCGAGCACAGAGAGCCTGTAAGAAAGAGATGGATCATAGGCAGCAACGATGGAAATCCATCGATCAGCAACAGGATCCGAGAAGGCTACGCTGCCAGCAACGTGTTTTAGCTGTGGGCCATGGTCATTCGCAAACCCCAAG GTACTACTACCACGAGCACGAGGTTCCCGAGCCCTTATCAGAAGAAGACTTCGTCCCAACgtcaatgaaaaatataatgagACGGTCCATGGACTACCACCAATGGTCACCATCGAGAGAGTCGAATCGATACGACTCACCACCGTTACATGTCCAGAGTCGTCGAACCCGTACCAAACCGGATGTGGACCAGTTCTTGGAGGCGGAATTTGGCAAAACAAGAAAGTGCCATCGTTGCGGTACCCTGTCGAACAGAAAATTCATGTCGCCATTGAGAAACAGCTGCAGATTCGATGAGCGCGTCAACTTTCCCACCAAGGGACCAATCG GTGACGAGCCAGAGAGCCGCGACCAGTTGTTCTGCGGCAACTGCATCCTGAGGCACAGCCCCGAGGACATCAACGTCATCAACGACGTCCCAACCCCGCAGTTCTCAACAAAATCGTATAAATCTCGAGACACGAAGTCCCCGAAGATGTACCAAATGCCAGCATCAGACAGGATGGAGCACCTAACGAGCGATTCGCGAAATTCCTCGAGATACCATCGGAAGCCCATGGACCACGAGAAGATTCAACGTTCGCTGCACAATTCGTACGGTCCGCCGCACCTGTTGTCCCGATACGAGGACTAA
- the LOC143215587 gene encoding uncharacterized protein LOC143215587: protein MEASDPSGRLTVEDLSDCRSESSHSESQLRAFQDYERIKELNLSVDKSKEDPSEPKDFHLEPARIHFEDFENAARNLPMTLNKGKDFGYITSGLNEMAYPLDRANEIEESLDTASLCRSKNPTAKDLLFNLREGRQKNSHAALTLDRYGKDLNFAVSEKDIKDFGLLKNYSLDRMKEFNLSLDRMRDSHIGNFALERLRGGAGLLESPPMLEHNEYKNIQAQPRNQNIEAIALERMRRSHLLGTDLTAQNLSSQLSHPHSITQMQHSQQQQQQQAKSFTIDAILGLRNNPREKRGQQQQYKKHQGQEGSTKNGSSSSCSGSGGKLKRVRTIFTAEQLERLEGEFARQQYMVGPERLYLAHALRLTEAQVKVWFQNRRIKWRKHHHEQQSQRVHEFQRTLNSSLEHEDSNEADKW, encoded by the exons ATGGAGGCCAGCGACCCGTCGGGACGCCTCACCGTCGAAGACCTGTCCGATTGCAGGAGCGAGTCCAGTCATTCCGAATCGCAACTAAGAGCCTTTCAGGACTACGAAAGAATTAAAGAGTTGAACCTCTCGGTAGATAAATCGAAAGAGGATCCGTCAGAGCCGAAAGACTTTCATCTGGAACCTGCCAGGATCCACTTTGAGGACTTCGAGAACGCTGCTAGGAACCTGCCGATGACTCTGAACAAAGGCAAGGATTTCGGGTATATTACTAGTGGTCTGAACGAGATGGCCTATCCGCTGGATAGAGCCAACGAGATCGAGGAATCGTTAGACACCGCCAGCCTCTGCAGGTCTAAGAACCCGACGGCCAAGGATCTCCTGTTCAATCTTCGCGAGGGAAGACAGAAGAATTCGCATGCCGCGTTGACGCTTGATAGGTATGGGAAGGATTTGAATTTCGCGGTCTCCGAGAAGGATATCAAGGACTTTGgattgttgaaaaattatagCCTGGATCGGATGAAAGAGTTTAATCTGTCGTTGGACAGGATGAGGGATAGTCACATTGGGAATTTCGCGTTGGAGAGACTCCGCGGCGGTGCTGGATTGTTGGAGAGCCCGCCTATGCTCGAGCATAATGAGTACAAGAATATTCAAGCACAGCCGAGGAATCAAAATATCGAGGCCATTGCGTTGGAGAGGATGAGACGATCTCATCTGCTGGGAACCGATTTGACAGCACAGAACCTGTCATCGCAGCTGTCGCATCCGCACTCCATCACGCAGATGCAGCACtcgcagcaacaacagcaacaacaggcCAAGTCGTTCACTATCGACGCTATTTTGGGGCTGAGGAACAATCCTAGGGAGAAGCGGGGACAACAGCAACAGTACAAGAAGCATCAAG GCCAGGAAGGCAGCACGAAGAACGGCAGCTCGAGCTCCTGTTCAGGCAGCGGTGGCAAGCTGAAGAGGGTGCGGACGATCTTCACGGCAGAGCAGCTAGAACGACTGGAAGGCGAATTCGCGCGGCAACAGTACATGGTTGGCCCGGAAAGACTATACCTGGCGCACGCACTCAGGTTGACCGAGGCCCAGGTGAAAGTCTGGTTCCAGAATCGTCGCATCAAGTGGCGGAAACACCATCACGAGCAACAGAGCCAACGGGTACACGAGTTCCAGCGCACATTGAACTCGTCGCTGGAACACGAGGACAGCAACGAGGCCGACAAATGGTGA